The following proteins come from a genomic window of Balearica regulorum gibbericeps isolate bBalReg1 chromosome 19, bBalReg1.pri, whole genome shotgun sequence:
- the SSC4D gene encoding scavenger receptor cysteine-rich domain-containing group B protein, whose amino-acid sequence MRFGPCPASRHGAGRLDIGVLPLPVMPAVLLLLLLGPTGTTSEPALSPFPEIRLANGPSRCQGRVEILYNGSWGTVCDDDWDIVDANVVCRQLGCGHAITLPAAMTFGQGSGPIFLDNVDCKGREAALSECWSHGWGIHNCYHYEDVAVVCNELSPTQASEGPTSRTLTASVQDGESDGSIRLVSGTDTCRGRVEIFYRGNWGTVCDDDWGLSDASVVCKQVGCGQALDYKSNAYFGYGTGHILLDNVNCDGSEPFLSACYSLGWGIHNCGHHEDAGVICTGLDTSTITSFTTSVALDYKETLTATATAATDGRDQPSQATEVVTTALLTVEQESDGVRLANGNGSCRGRVEVRHRGTWGTVCDDDWDFPDAQVVCRQLGCGTALAATVLGSFGYGSGPVLLDNVGCGGGEARLADCFHLGWGQHNCGHHEDAGVICRGADDSGDHFQEATATTTTSAPTRPRDGSLRLVNGSHRCEGRVEMFYLSQWGTVCDDAWDLRDAKVVCRQLGCGHAVAAWGEARYGRGTGYIFLDNLKCKGHEPSLLRCSHIRWDVHNCDHSEDAGAACGIL is encoded by the exons ATGAGATTTGGTCCGTGTCCGGCCAGCCGGCATGGCGCAGGGAGGCTGGACATTGGGGTCCTGCCTCTCCCCGTGATGCCAGCcgtgctcctcctcctcctcctcggcccCACCG GCACCACCTCTGAGCCCGCGCTGTCGCCATTCCCAG AGATACGGCTTGCCAATGGGCCCAGCCGGTGCCAGGGGCGCGTGGAGATCCTCTACAACGGCTCCTGGGGGACAGTCTGCGATGATGACTGGGACATTGTGGATGCCAACGTGGTGTGTCGCCAGCTGGGCTGCGGCCACGCCATCACCCTCCCGGCCGCCATGACCTTCGGCCAAGGGAGCGGACCCATCTTCCTGGACAACGTGGACTGCAAGGGCCGGGAGGCAGCCTTGAGCGAGTGCTGGAGCCACGGctggggcatccacaactgctACCACTACGAGGACGTGGCTGTCGTGTGCAACG AGCTCTCGCCTACGCAAGCCAGCGAAGGACCGACAAGCAGGACCCTCACAGCCTCCGTACAGGATGGGGAAA GTGACGGCAGCATCCGTCTGGTGAGCGGCACCGACACCTGCCGAGGGCGAGTGGAGATCTTCTACCGCGGGAACTGGGGCACCGTCTGTGACGACGACTGGGGCCTGAGCGACGCCAGCGTGGTGTGCAAGCAGGTGGGCTGCGGCCAAGCCCTGGATTACAAGAGCAACGCCTATTTCGGCTACGGCACGGGGCACATCCTCCTCGACAACGTCAACTGCGATGGCAGCGAGCCCTTCCTCTCCGCCTGCTACAGCCTCGGCTGGGGCATCCATAACTGCGGCCACCACGAGGATGCCGGGGTCATCTGCACAG GGCTGGACACGTCCACCATCACGTCCTTCACCACCTCGGTGGCCCTGGACTACAAAGAGACGCTCACTGCCACGGCCACAG CAGCGACAGACGGCAGGGACCAGCCCTCCCAGGCCACCGAGGTGGTCACCACCGCTCTCCTTACCGTCGAGCAGGAAA GTGACGGCGTGCGGCTGGCAAACGGGAATGGGAGCTGCCGCGGGCGGGTGGAGGTGCGGCACCGCGGCACCTGGGGCACCGTCTGCGACGACGACTGGGACTTCCCCGACGCCCAGGTGGTGTGCCGGCAGCTGGGCTGCGGCACCGCCCTCGCCGCCACCGTCCTCGGCTCCTTCGGTTACGGCAGCGGGCCCGTCCTGCTGGATAACGtgggctgcggcggcggcgaggcTCGCCTGGCCGACTGCTTCCacctgggctgggggcagcaCAACTGCGGCCACCACGAGGACGCCGGCGTCATTTGCCGAG GCGCTGATGACTCCGGAGACCATTTCCAAGAAGCCACCGCTACGACCACCACATCAGCCCCGACGCGTCCCAGGGACG GGTCCCTGCGCCTGGTGAACGGCAGCCACCGGTGCGAGGGGCGCGTGGAGATGTTCTACCTGTCCCAGTGGGGGACGGTGTGCGACGACGCCTGGGACCTGCGGGACGCCAAGGtggtgtgcaggcagctgggctgcgggCACGCCGTGGCGGCCTGGGGGGAGGCACGCTACGGCCGGGGCACCGGCTACATCTTCCTCGACAACCTCAAGTGTAAGGGCCACGAGCCCTCGCTGCTGCGCTGCTCCCACATCCGCTGGGACGTCCACAACTGCGACCACTCTGAGGATGCTGGCGCTGCCTGTGGCATCCTATGA